A region of Pelorhabdus rhamnosifermentans DNA encodes the following proteins:
- a CDS encoding YajQ family cyclic di-GMP-binding protein → MAKDCSLDVVSDVDMQEVDNFIQQTVKEISQRFDFRGSRSTVTLEKDTIKILADDELKLKNVLDILQAKAIKRGVSIKTFDYGKIEGAAHGCVRQAVTIKKGISKEKAKDVIAAIKNSKLKVQTQIMEDQIRVSGKNKDDLQNVISLLKQQDFGLDLQFINFRS, encoded by the coding sequence ATGGCAAAAGATTGTTCTCTTGATGTTGTTTCAGACGTGGATATGCAGGAAGTGGATAACTTTATTCAACAGACAGTAAAAGAAATCAGCCAACGTTTTGATTTCCGTGGTAGTCGCTCGACAGTCACGCTTGAAAAAGATACGATTAAAATTTTAGCGGATGATGAGTTGAAGCTAAAGAATGTTCTTGATATATTACAGGCCAAAGCAATTAAACGGGGTGTGTCCATTAAGACTTTTGATTACGGAAAGATTGAAGGTGCGGCACATGGCTGTGTTCGTCAAGCCGTTACGATCAAAAAGGGCATAAGCAAGGAAAAGGCGAAAGATGTTATTGCTGCTATCAAAAATAGTAAATTAAAAGTTCAGACGCAAATTATGGAAGATCAAATTCGTGTTTCAGGTAAAAATAAAGATGATTTGCAAAATGTTATTTCTCTGTTGAAACAACAAGATTTTGGGCTGGACCTTCAGTTTATTAATTTCCGTTCCTAG
- a CDS encoding pyridoxal phosphate-dependent aminotransferase, with amino-acid sequence MGYSVAASHAKGKCATDRIFGANGAAVKAALEVGKSYVTNATIGAILDDEEKLSCLPTVEQVYRSLSMNDIIAYAPIAGLPAFLTAAIDLNFADHRPDGYVEAVATSGGSGGIHHTIWNYTELGDTVLTSDWFWGPYRVLCQDMLRKLDTYTLFDEQLNFNLDAFEKKVANLLAVQKSLVVIINSPAHNPTGYSLTDSEWSAVLDVAKRLTKDPNKRLTFLVDVAYIDYAGERNAARSFMSQFSNLPKNILTVFSTSMSKGYTMYGQRVGAMIGLSSDKDVIQEFADINQYTSRATWSNINRGVQQLLATIYEDKNLLAKVDSERALLYQMIRERADLFMNEAKEAKLHMLPYIAGFFLTIPAKNPEAVCAELAKDYIFAVPLAKGIRVAVCAVPKAKMVGFATKMAQAIRITE; translated from the coding sequence ATGGGTTACAGTGTTGCAGCTAGTCATGCTAAAGGGAAATGTGCTACAGATAGAATATTCGGTGCCAATGGTGCCGCAGTGAAAGCAGCTCTCGAAGTAGGTAAAAGCTATGTCACAAATGCAACAATTGGTGCGATATTAGATGATGAAGAAAAATTATCCTGTTTACCAACGGTGGAGCAAGTTTATCGCAGCCTTTCGATGAACGATATTATTGCTTATGCGCCTATTGCCGGATTACCAGCTTTTTTAACCGCTGCTATTGATTTGAATTTTGCCGATCATCGGCCAGATGGTTATGTTGAAGCCGTGGCTACTTCCGGTGGTTCAGGCGGTATTCATCATACTATCTGGAATTATACTGAGCTTGGTGATACTGTGCTGACATCTGATTGGTTTTGGGGTCCTTACCGTGTACTTTGTCAGGATATGCTGCGTAAATTAGATACCTATACCTTATTTGACGAACAACTGAATTTCAATTTGGATGCCTTCGAAAAGAAAGTTGCAAATCTGCTTGCTGTTCAAAAAAGTTTAGTTGTCATTATTAATAGCCCGGCTCACAATCCGACGGGTTACAGCTTGACTGATAGTGAATGGAGTGCTGTACTTGATGTTGCCAAACGGTTGACAAAAGATCCGAATAAGCGTCTGACTTTCCTTGTTGATGTAGCCTATATTGATTATGCTGGTGAAAGAAATGCAGCGCGTTCTTTTATGAGCCAGTTTAGCAATTTGCCGAAAAACATTTTGACTGTTTTTTCGACAAGCATGTCCAAAGGTTATACCATGTATGGACAGCGAGTCGGTGCCATGATTGGTTTGTCATCTGATAAAGATGTCATTCAGGAATTTGCCGACATTAACCAATATACTTCGCGTGCAACATGGTCAAATATTAATCGTGGCGTCCAGCAGCTTTTGGCTACAATTTATGAAGATAAAAATTTACTCGCAAAAGTTGATTCGGAAAGAGCCCTTCTTTATCAGATGATCCGTGAACGAGCCGATTTATTTATGAATGAAGCCAAAGAGGCGAAATTACATATGTTACCGTATATTGCTGGATTTTTCTTGACAATTCCTGCTAAAAATCCAGAGGCTGTTTGCGCGGAGCTTGCAAAAGATTATATTTTTGCAGTGCCACTTGCCAAGGGAATTCGTGTGGCTGTTTGTGCTGTTCCCAAGGCTAAAATGGTTGGTTTTGCGACAAAAATGGCGCAAGCCATTCGGATAACAGAATAG
- a CDS encoding DUF1540 domain-containing protein produces the protein MANPLVKCNVDECTHNMSGEQCMAASISIYNNESLAESTDSEDTQCKSFHSKKGISDVVGALHNANVVGTVSGPFMDGTQITPNVECFVNNCHYWSANNICQASQIKVSGINAAQTSDTDCETFRSED, from the coding sequence ATGGCTAATCCATTAGTCAAATGTAACGTAGATGAATGTACCCATAATATGTCAGGCGAACAATGTATGGCAGCGTCCATCAGTATTTACAATAATGAATCTTTGGCGGAGTCTACAGATAGTGAGGATACACAGTGCAAATCCTTTCATAGTAAGAAGGGTATTAGCGACGTTGTGGGGGCCTTGCATAATGCCAATGTTGTTGGAACTGTTTCCGGTCCATTTATGGATGGAACACAAATAACACCGAATGTGGAGTGCTTTGTTAACAACTGCCATTACTGGTCAGCCAATAATATTTGCCAAGCCAGTCAAATTAAGGTCAGTGGTATAAATGCTGCACAAACGTCAGATACAGATTGTGAAACATTTAGGTCAGAAGATTAG
- the uraA gene encoding uracil permease, with the protein MSKRVIEVQEKLPLLQTIPLSLQHLFAMFGSTVLVPILFKVNPATILLFNGIGTLLYLFICRGKIPAYLGSSFAFISPVFAVLAAYGYNAALGGFIATGVIFTLVALSLKVIGTKWIDIVFPPAAMGAIVAVIGLELAPVAAEMAGLTAKTFEPKAVIVSVFTLLLTVYGSVLFRGFLAIIPILIGVVGGYTLAACLGLVDLTPVGQASWFALPTFYTPDFNLNAIIIIIPAALVVIAEHIGHLVVTSNIVGHDLTKDPGLHRSLLGNGLSTILSGFLGSTPNTTYGENIGVMAITKVYSVYVIGGAAILAILLSFINKLAVLIQSIPSPVMGGVSLLLFGVIAASGIRMLVETKVDYSKARNLILSSIILIVGVSGASITLGTVTLKGMALATIVAILLGLSFKILDSLGLTNE; encoded by the coding sequence ATGAGTAAACGCGTCATTGAAGTTCAGGAAAAGCTCCCACTTCTACAAACGATTCCGCTGAGTTTACAACATTTGTTTGCTATGTTTGGTTCAACCGTGCTAGTTCCTATTCTGTTCAAAGTCAACCCTGCTACTATCTTATTATTTAATGGTATTGGAACCTTATTATATTTGTTCATTTGTCGGGGAAAAATTCCCGCTTATTTAGGTTCAAGTTTTGCTTTTATTTCACCTGTCTTTGCCGTTCTTGCGGCATATGGTTATAATGCTGCACTTGGTGGTTTTATTGCAACGGGCGTCATTTTTACGCTTGTGGCTCTGAGTTTAAAAGTCATTGGTACAAAATGGATTGATATTGTCTTCCCTCCCGCAGCCATGGGAGCTATTGTTGCTGTCATTGGCCTGGAACTCGCCCCTGTTGCGGCAGAGATGGCAGGGCTTACGGCCAAAACATTCGAGCCCAAGGCAGTAATCGTATCCGTATTCACCCTACTTCTTACCGTTTATGGTTCAGTATTATTCCGTGGCTTCTTAGCTATCATCCCCATCCTCATTGGTGTTGTCGGTGGTTACACCCTAGCTGCATGTCTCGGACTAGTCGACTTGACACCAGTCGGACAAGCTAGCTGGTTTGCCTTACCCACGTTCTACACACCTGATTTTAATCTGAATGCCATCATCATTATTATTCCTGCTGCACTTGTCGTTATTGCAGAACATATCGGTCACCTCGTTGTAACTAGCAATATTGTGGGCCATGATTTGACAAAAGATCCCGGACTGCATCGTTCACTACTTGGAAATGGCCTATCGACCATCCTATCAGGTTTCTTAGGATCTACCCCCAATACAACCTATGGAGAAAACATTGGTGTCATGGCTATTACAAAAGTATACAGTGTCTATGTGATTGGCGGCGCTGCCATACTGGCCATTCTCCTTTCATTTATTAACAAACTGGCTGTTTTAATTCAAAGCATTCCGAGCCCTGTTATGGGTGGTGTTTCCCTGCTGCTGTTTGGTGTTATTGCCGCATCAGGCATTCGAATGCTCGTGGAAACAAAAGTCGATTACAGTAAAGCTCGTAATTTAATTTTAAGCTCCATCATACTCATTGTCGGAGTAAGCGGTGCTTCTATTACGCTCGGCACAGTTACATTAAAAGGTATGGCATTGGCAACAATTGTAGCCATCTTGCTCGGCCTGAGTTTTAAAATACTCGATAGCCTAGGCTTAACAAACGAGTAA
- a CDS encoding PFL family protein, with protein MLTIQNILETNRMIQENNLDVRTITMGISLRDCCGPDVKTFCQSIYDKITKRAEKLVKVGEDIEAEYGIPIIHKRISVTPISIVAESCRTDNYVAVAQALDRAAKEVGVNFIGGFSALVEKGYTTGDRRLIASIPEALRVTERVCSSVNLASTKTGINMDCVKQMGEIIKETAKLTKDRDALGCAKLVIFCNVPGDNPFMAGAFHGVGEPEVAINVGVSGPGVVKRALEDVKGQDFGVVAETVKKTAFKITRVGQLVAQEASRRLDAQFGIIDLSLAPTPAVGDSVAHILEEMGVESCGAPGTTAALALLNDAVKKGGLMASSYVGGLSGAFIPVSEDAGMIAAVECGSLSIEKLEAMTCVCSVGLDMIAVPGDTTAATLSAIIADEAAIGMINNKTTAVRLIPVPGKGVGDTVEFGGLLGYSPILKVSTFKSDKFIARGGRIPAPIRSLTN; from the coding sequence ATGCTGACGATACAAAATATTTTAGAGACAAATCGAATGATTCAGGAAAATAATTTAGATGTGCGGACAATTACCATGGGTATTAGCTTGCGTGATTGTTGTGGGCCTGACGTGAAAACATTTTGTCAAAGCATTTATGATAAAATTACCAAGCGGGCCGAGAAGCTTGTAAAAGTCGGCGAGGATATTGAAGCTGAATACGGTATTCCTATTATTCATAAGCGCATATCTGTTACGCCGATTTCCATTGTGGCGGAAAGTTGCCGGACCGATAATTATGTGGCAGTGGCTCAGGCTCTTGATCGTGCGGCTAAAGAAGTGGGTGTTAATTTTATTGGTGGATTTTCCGCACTTGTGGAAAAAGGCTACACAACAGGAGATCGGCGTCTGATTGCTTCTATTCCTGAAGCACTCCGCGTGACAGAACGGGTATGTTCTTCTGTGAATCTTGCTTCAACCAAGACAGGTATTAATATGGATTGTGTAAAGCAAATGGGCGAAATTATTAAAGAGACGGCGAAGCTTACGAAAGACAGAGATGCCTTGGGGTGTGCTAAGCTGGTTATTTTCTGCAACGTGCCAGGAGACAATCCCTTTATGGCGGGTGCTTTTCACGGCGTTGGAGAACCTGAGGTTGCTATTAATGTGGGTGTCAGCGGTCCGGGTGTTGTCAAACGTGCTCTTGAGGATGTTAAGGGACAGGATTTCGGAGTTGTTGCTGAAACTGTTAAGAAAACAGCCTTTAAAATTACACGTGTAGGTCAGCTTGTAGCACAAGAAGCTTCACGGCGTCTTGATGCGCAATTCGGTATTATTGATTTGTCTTTGGCACCTACACCTGCTGTTGGGGACAGTGTTGCACATATTCTGGAAGAAATGGGCGTGGAAAGTTGTGGAGCGCCTGGTACGACAGCGGCCCTTGCTCTATTAAATGATGCCGTTAAAAAGGGCGGTCTCATGGCTTCTTCTTATGTGGGCGGGCTAAGTGGTGCCTTTATTCCAGTTAGTGAAGATGCGGGGATGATTGCCGCTGTAGAATGCGGGAGTTTATCCATTGAAAAATTGGAAGCTATGACGTGTGTATGTTCTGTTGGGCTGGATATGATTGCTGTACCTGGCGACACGACGGCTGCTACGCTTTCAGCCATTATTGCTGATGAAGCGGCTATTGGCATGATTAATAATAAAACAACAGCTGTTAGGCTCATTCCGGTACCTGGTAAGGGTGTGGGTGATACAGTTGAATTTGGTGGTTTGCTCGGGTATAGTCCTATTTTGAAAGTGAGTACATTTAAAAGCGATAAATTTATTGCCAGAGGTGGTCGGATTCCGGCGCCGATTCGGAGCCTGACGAATTAA
- a CDS encoding aspartate kinase, translating to MALVVKKFGGSSVATPEKMMNVAQRILAEKALDDKIVVVVSAMGDTTDNLIKLSNAMTDSPSLREMDMLLTTGEQVSIALLAMAFQKLSVSSISLTGPQAGINTSSAYSKAKILSINTNRIQQELDKGNIVVVAGFQGINTASDVTTLGRGGSDTTAVALAGALKADVCEIFTDVDGVYSADPRVVKTARKMQEVTYYEMLEMARLGAGVMQPRSVEMGQQYGVPIHVRSTFTQDKGTIIREEYTMEEKEFIIRGVTHDTNVAKVVVLGVPDQPGIAYKIFSALADNNIDVDMIVQSVRNNATDIIDILFTVSLSELNQCRSIVEATAKEMGALNVVIDETLAKVSVVGAGMLGSPGIAATMFGALSKANINIGVISTSEISISCLVDQAEVKNAVNAIHHAFFKEEE from the coding sequence ATGGCGCTTGTTGTAAAAAAATTTGGTGGCAGTTCTGTGGCTACACCAGAGAAAATGATGAATGTCGCCCAACGAATTCTAGCCGAAAAAGCGCTGGACGATAAAATTGTTGTAGTTGTTTCTGCAATGGGGGATACTACAGATAATTTAATTAAACTGTCAAATGCAATGACGGATAGTCCTTCGTTACGTGAAATGGATATGCTACTTACGACGGGAGAGCAAGTTTCGATTGCCTTACTAGCGATGGCATTTCAGAAACTGAGTGTCTCGTCTATTTCATTGACAGGTCCTCAGGCGGGGATTAACACAAGCTCGGCTTATAGTAAAGCAAAAATCCTTAGTATTAATACTAATCGGATTCAGCAAGAACTTGACAAGGGGAATATAGTTGTTGTTGCTGGCTTTCAAGGTATTAATACAGCAAGTGATGTGACGACACTGGGGCGTGGTGGTTCGGATACAACGGCTGTTGCTTTGGCTGGTGCGCTAAAGGCTGATGTATGTGAAATATTTACTGATGTCGATGGCGTTTATTCGGCTGATCCAAGAGTCGTGAAAACAGCGCGAAAAATGCAGGAAGTTACCTATTATGAGATGCTGGAGATGGCAAGATTAGGGGCTGGGGTGATGCAGCCGCGTTCTGTTGAAATGGGCCAACAATATGGCGTCCCTATTCATGTACGCTCGACATTTACTCAGGATAAAGGCACTATTATCAGGGAGGAATATACAATGGAAGAAAAGGAATTTATTATTCGTGGCGTTACTCATGATACGAATGTGGCAAAGGTTGTTGTGTTAGGTGTACCTGATCAGCCTGGTATTGCCTACAAAATATTTTCTGCTCTCGCTGATAACAACATTGACGTAGATATGATTGTACAGAGTGTTCGTAATAATGCTACTGATATTATTGATATTCTGTTTACCGTCAGTTTATCTGAGCTTAATCAGTGTCGAAGTATTGTTGAAGCTACTGCCAAAGAAATGGGAGCCTTAAATGTTGTGATTGATGAAACCCTTGCGAAAGTATCTGTTGTTGGTGCAGGAATGCTCGGATCACCTGGTATTGCGGCAACGATGTTCGGCGCTCTTTCAAAGGCTAATATTAATATTGGTGTCATTAGTACTTCAGAAATTAGCATTTCTTGTCTTGTTGATCAGGCTGAAGTCAAGAATGCAGTAAATGCTATTCATCACGCGTTTTTTAAAGAGGAAGAGTAA
- a CDS encoding [Fe-Fe] hydrogenase large subunit C-terminal domain-containing protein → MTTTAKALSLKSNLLYQVAKYAWEGTLYQKNQEITDLLHEEYKDHYTRKQVANQIRIAMGLPPHDSEQITGENDEEALMGLSYEPVWVTDSSICQKCDKEHRDCIAACDAHAISADSEGHIIIDKEKCLGDGHCVQACNFGALAENSQFVPLIKLLKETKDPIYASIAPAFAGQFGENVTAGKLRSALKKIGFTEVVETALYADLLTMKEALEFDEHVKDEHDFLITSCCCPVWIKLIENKYPELVEKISPSVSPMIASGRIIKKFEPNAKVVFIGPCIAKKQEIMLPELKGAIDFVLTFKELNAIFEAAGVNPVEEADHENAQASWGGRVYGRTGGVSGAVAATVERLVPKKVQKLRSLKVDGVLEIQKLLEQLKTSGLKNANFIEGMACKGGCVGGPGRLITPEAGTNQVNQYGDASVAKTPVENPEVYTILARFGHSHTDTVPPLTGESPISQLLGRHLGPNK, encoded by the coding sequence ATGACAACAACAGCGAAAGCTTTATCACTCAAATCTAATCTGCTCTATCAAGTAGCCAAATATGCTTGGGAAGGTACACTTTACCAAAAGAATCAAGAAATCACTGATTTGCTTCATGAAGAATACAAAGATCACTACACACGCAAGCAAGTAGCCAATCAGATCCGCATTGCCATGGGACTTCCCCCTCACGACAGTGAGCAAATTACGGGCGAAAATGACGAAGAAGCCCTCATGGGTCTGTCTTATGAACCCGTCTGGGTAACAGATTCCTCTATTTGTCAAAAGTGTGACAAAGAACATCGCGATTGCATTGCAGCCTGTGATGCCCATGCCATTAGCGCAGATAGTGAAGGTCATATTATCATTGATAAAGAAAAATGTTTAGGTGATGGACACTGTGTCCAGGCGTGTAACTTTGGTGCTCTAGCGGAAAATTCACAGTTTGTTCCCTTAATTAAGCTGCTCAAAGAAACAAAAGATCCTATTTACGCTTCTATTGCTCCGGCCTTTGCCGGTCAATTCGGTGAAAATGTCACAGCGGGCAAACTAAGAAGCGCCTTAAAAAAAATTGGCTTTACAGAAGTTGTCGAGACAGCATTATATGCCGATCTTTTAACAATGAAAGAAGCATTGGAATTTGATGAACATGTAAAGGATGAACATGATTTTTTAATTACTAGTTGCTGCTGCCCCGTATGGATTAAATTAATTGAAAATAAATATCCCGAGCTTGTTGAAAAAATCTCCCCATCTGTCTCCCCCATGATTGCGTCAGGACGAATTATAAAAAAATTCGAACCGAATGCCAAGGTTGTTTTTATTGGCCCTTGTATCGCTAAAAAGCAGGAGATCATGCTGCCTGAACTCAAAGGTGCCATTGATTTCGTCCTCACCTTCAAAGAACTCAACGCCATCTTTGAAGCGGCAGGCGTAAATCCAGTTGAAGAAGCGGATCATGAAAATGCACAAGCATCATGGGGCGGTCGCGTCTATGGACGCACAGGGGGAGTGAGCGGCGCTGTAGCCGCAACTGTCGAACGCCTTGTACCGAAAAAAGTACAAAAATTGCGGTCATTAAAAGTTGATGGCGTCCTGGAAATTCAAAAACTATTGGAACAGCTAAAAACATCAGGACTAAAAAATGCCAACTTTATTGAAGGCATGGCCTGCAAAGGCGGTTGTGTAGGTGGTCCCGGACGCCTGATCACGCCAGAAGCGGGAACGAATCAGGTAAACCAGTACGGCGATGCTTCAGTAGCAAAAACACCCGTCGAAAATCCAGAAGTTTATACGATCCTAGCCCGTTTTGGTCATAGTCATACAGACACAGTCCCCCCTTTGACAGGGGAGAGCCCCATATCGCAGCTTCTCGGACGTCATCTAGGGCCAAATAAATAG
- a CDS encoding ACT domain-containing protein, which produces MKIVITIVGQDKVGIIAKVSNILAERNVNILNINQNIVDGFFNMVMIVDMAEAKCHLVDLQKLLKEEGQAMGLDIRTQHEDIFKSMHTI; this is translated from the coding sequence ATGAAAATCGTAATTACCATTGTCGGTCAAGACAAAGTGGGGATTATTGCTAAGGTAAGCAACATTTTAGCAGAAAGAAATGTAAATATATTAAATATCAATCAAAATATTGTTGATGGATTTTTTAATATGGTTATGATTGTGGATATGGCTGAAGCAAAATGTCATCTTGTTGATTTGCAAAAGTTGCTGAAAGAGGAAGGCCAAGCTATGGGGCTTGATATTCGGACGCAGCATGAAGATATTTTTAAAAGCATGCATACGATTTAA
- a CDS encoding DUF896 domain-containing protein, with amino-acid sequence MITPDMIQRINELAHKQKETALSPAEQDEQNNLRRLYIDQIKANVRVQIEASLAQPAQKASKNSTSVIK; translated from the coding sequence ATGATCACACCTGATATGATCCAACGAATTAATGAATTGGCACACAAACAAAAAGAAACGGCTTTAAGTCCTGCTGAACAAGATGAACAGAACAATTTACGCCGCCTCTATATTGATCAAATAAAAGCCAATGTTCGTGTTCAAATTGAAGCCTCACTCGCACAACCGGCCCAAAAAGCCAGCAAAAATTCTACTAGCGTCATCAAATGA
- a CDS encoding nucleoside kinase: MDKKIILIVDGKQAEYLGPISLLQLSRKWQKVHRAPIVAAFVNHVLTSLDGELRMDSEVSFVDLKQSAGISVYRRSLAFLLIVAANEVFPNARVTIEHSLSKGLYCEVYKGNELFSKNVTCLEGPMQKIVQEQRLIQRKDYPLDEAIDLFGKLGKQEQVKLLQQKNPATVQTYSCGKVIEFDSSILVPHTGYLQKFALQPWQSGVIIRHILAEDPTVIPPFEAQPKLSDVFLEAENWGKILNCRYVSDLNEHIKNRRQMDLIHVAEALQEKKIAQIADYISDHATLVRLILIAGPSSSGKTTFAQRLGIQLRVNGVRPVPLSLDDYFVERDQTPLDETGKPDFEKLEAIDLTLFNHHLTELLEGKHVAVPTYNFITGKREYNGKVLYLEPDQPLIVEGIHGLNERLTRSVAREQKIKIYISALTQLSIDRHHPISTTDTRAIRRIVRDSNFRGHSALMSLKMWPSVRRGEEKNIFPFQEQADVMFNSALIYELAVLKKYAEPLLCEIKKDETEYAEAQRLLNFLSYFVSIRDDEVPANSILREFIGKSCFYKQKQH, from the coding sequence ATGGATAAAAAAATTATATTAATCGTCGATGGTAAACAAGCTGAGTATTTAGGGCCTATATCGTTATTACAATTGAGCCGGAAATGGCAGAAAGTACATAGAGCACCGATCGTAGCAGCTTTTGTTAATCATGTGTTGACAAGTTTAGATGGAGAATTACGGATGGATAGCGAAGTTTCTTTTGTTGATTTGAAGCAGTCAGCAGGGATTTCTGTTTACAGGCGCAGCTTAGCTTTTTTATTGATTGTTGCTGCAAATGAAGTGTTTCCCAATGCCAGAGTGACCATTGAGCATTCACTAAGTAAAGGGCTATATTGTGAAGTTTATAAGGGAAACGAGCTTTTTAGCAAAAATGTTACTTGTTTAGAAGGTCCAATGCAGAAAATTGTGCAAGAGCAGCGGTTAATTCAGCGCAAAGATTATCCCTTAGATGAAGCAATTGATTTGTTTGGAAAACTGGGCAAACAAGAACAAGTCAAATTACTTCAGCAAAAGAATCCAGCTACCGTACAAACCTATTCTTGTGGGAAAGTGATAGAGTTTGATTCGAGCATTCTTGTCCCTCATACAGGTTATTTGCAGAAATTTGCTCTCCAGCCGTGGCAATCAGGTGTGATTATTCGGCATATATTAGCTGAAGATCCTACGGTGATTCCGCCTTTTGAAGCACAGCCAAAACTTTCAGATGTTTTTTTAGAAGCGGAAAATTGGGGGAAAATACTCAATTGTCGTTATGTTTCTGATTTGAATGAGCATATAAAAAATCGGCGGCAAATGGATTTGATTCACGTTGCTGAGGCGCTGCAGGAGAAGAAAATTGCTCAAATTGCTGATTATATTTCCGATCACGCAACACTCGTTCGATTGATTTTGATTGCCGGGCCTTCTTCTTCAGGAAAAACGACGTTTGCCCAGCGTCTAGGAATACAGCTGAGAGTCAATGGTGTTAGACCTGTTCCCTTATCACTTGACGACTATTTTGTTGAAAGAGATCAGACCCCGCTAGATGAAACAGGCAAACCTGATTTTGAAAAGCTTGAAGCCATAGACTTAACGTTGTTTAATCATCATCTAACGGAATTGCTAGAAGGGAAACATGTTGCTGTTCCGACTTATAATTTTATTACTGGTAAACGTGAATATAATGGCAAAGTACTTTATTTGGAACCGGACCAACCCCTGATTGTCGAGGGAATTCATGGGTTAAATGAACGTTTGACGCGTTCTGTTGCTCGTGAGCAAAAGATAAAAATCTACATTAGTGCTCTGACTCAATTATCTATTGACAGGCATCATCCTATTTCAACGACAGATACGCGGGCGATTCGGCGTATTGTGCGTGATAGCAATTTTCGTGGTCATAGTGCTTTGATGTCATTGAAGATGTGGCCTTCAGTCAGACGGGGCGAAGAGAAGAATATTTTTCCCTTCCAGGAGCAAGCCGATGTTATGTTTAATTCGGCACTGATTTATGAGCTTGCTGTACTTAAGAAATATGCTGAACCTTTACTTTGTGAGATCAAGAAGGATGAAACTGAATATGCCGAAGCGCAGCGGCTGCTCAATTTCCTGTCTTATTTTGTTTCGATTCGCGATGACGAAGTACCAGCTAATTCAATTCTGCGCGAATTTATTGGAAAATCTTGTTTTTATAAACAGAAACAGCATTAA